The genomic stretch ATGCCCATCGCGCCCCCTCCTGCGCGCCGCGACCTACTGATCGTCGACCGGCGCCCCCATCGTCGTGGCTGAGCTGGTTCGTCCTGGGCCCATCAGCGCCGCCACCGCCCGGGCCAGGGGGTCACTGGCGGCCTCGAGCGCGGCGCCGACCCGGGCCCGGTCGGCGGCACTCCGATTCTGGCTGAGCTTGGCTTTGCCCTCCAGCCGATCGATCGGAATCTCGAACGCCACGATGCCCCGCAGCATGCCGTCCACGTAGTCGTCGGCCAGCGACTCGAACCGCCAGGGATCCGGGTGCCCGGCCTCGAAGGTGCGGACGAGGGCCGCCAGCAGCGCCTTCACCCGGGCCGGATCCTCGAAGACGGCGGGCACGCCGTAGGCGTGCACGGCGACGTAGTTCCAGGTCGGCACGCTCGGGTGCGCCTCGTACCATGCGGGCGAGACGTAGGCGTG from Candidatus Methylomirabilota bacterium encodes the following:
- a CDS encoding FMN-binding negative transcriptional regulator gives rise to the protein MYVPKHFEVSDRAWCHALIRAEPFATLVGADDAGTAFATHLPFLLDAERGPLGTLIGHVARANPQWRYFRPGQPVFVIFQGPHAYVSPAWYEAHPSVPTWNYVAVHAYGVPAVFEDPARVKALLAALVRTFEAGHPDPWRFESLADDYVDGMLRGIVAFEIPIDRLEGKAKLSQNRSAADRARVGAALEAASDPLARAVAALMGPGRTSSATTMGAPVDDQ